One window of Syngnathus acus chromosome 16, fSynAcu1.2, whole genome shotgun sequence genomic DNA carries:
- the LOC119135785 gene encoding inactive phospholipase C-like protein 2: protein MAEFEEDGVSLLDHAGAEVGVQAAVKMPGEGSVSNGDCGMCEDNMVDQGSDSVEASVEPDNKADMPRRSSIIKDSSRQRKERKKTVSFSSMPTEKKMSSASDCITAMVEGSELKKVRSNSRVYHRYFLLDADMQSLRWEPSKKESDKAKIDVKSIKEVRTGKNTDTFRTNGTYDQISEDCAFSVIFGENYESLDLVANTADVANTWITGLRYLISYGKHTLNMIESTQNNMRSSWLGELFSEARGDNSQQITICAAVQLVKKLNPGLKNVKIELKFKELHKVKDKAGSQVTRDEFIEVFHDLCTRPEIYFLFVQFSSNKEFLDTKDLMIFLEAEQGMAQVSEDTSAEVIQKYEPSKEGRLRGWLSLDGFTNYLLSPECHIFDPEHKTVCQDMKQPLSHYYINASHNTYLIEDQFRGPSDVTGYIRALKMGCRSVELDVWDGPENEPVIYTGHTMTSQIVFRSVIDVVNKYAFVASEFPLILCLENHCSLMQQKVMFQHLKKILGDKLSLDPPKPDDCYLPSPADLKGKILLKGKKLGTNCTANEGEVTDEDEGAEMSQRMSIDSPEQQTAAPKKFQLSKDLSDLVTLCKSVEFKDFPTSFQGQKHWELCSFNEVFAGRCASDFPGDFVNYNKKFLARVYPSPMRIDSSNMNPQDFWKCGCQIVAMNYQTPGLMMDLNIGWFRQNGNCGYVLRPSIMREQVSYFSANTKDSVPGVSPQLLHIKIISGQNFPKPKGSGAKGDVVDPYVYVEIHGIPADCAEQRTKTVNQNGDNPLFDESFEFQINLPELAMVRFVVLDDDYIGDEFIGQYTIPFECLQAGFRHIPLQSLTGEVLPHTLLFVHVAITNRRGGGKPHKRGLSVRKAKKNREYASMRVLLVKALDDVFKTATPPLREATDLRENMQNAVVSFKELCGLSAVANLKQCILALSPRLSAQDSGPLLLFNLADHYPVMEPQGLLPEVLKKVVTTYDLVIQTSKTLLENSDGVYERILQTQKAAMQFHQNLRDLAVKEGLKGRKLHKAVESFTWNITILKGQADLLKHARGEVQENLKQIHYAALTCDLGKGRPASGSSDSKSSRRSMEAIPEKATAEAELTDDDDDQDDI from the exons atGGCGGAGTTCGAGGAGGACGGCGTCAGCCTCTTGGATCACGCGGGGGCCGAGGTGGGCGTGCAAGCGGCTGTGAAGATGCCCGGCGAGGGCTCGGTGTCGAACGGCGACTGTGGCATGTGTGAAGACAACATGGTCGACCAAGGTAGTGACAGCGTGGAAGCCTCCGTCGAGCCCGACAACAAGGCAGACATGCCCCGTAGGAGCAGTATCATCAAG GATTCGTCGAGACAGCGTaaggagaggaagaagacgGTGTCGTTCAGCAGCATGCCCACCGAGAAGAAGatgagcagcgccagcgacTGCATCACCGCCATGGTGGAAGGCTCCGAGCTGAAGAAGGTGCGCTCCAACTCGCGCGTCTACCACCGCTACTTCCTTCTGGACGCCGACATGCAGTCCCTACGTTGGGAGCCCTCCAAGAAGGAGTCGGACAAGGCCAAAATCGACGTCAAGTCCATCAAGGAGGTTCGCACGGGGAAGAACACGGACACTTTTCGAACCAACGGGACTTACGACCAGATCTCGGAGGACTGCGCCTTCTCGGTTATCTTTGGCGAGAACTACGAGTCGCTGGACTTGGTGGCCAATACCGCCGACGTAGCCAACACCTGGATTACCGGCTTGAGGTATCTGATCTCCTACGGGAAGCATACGCTGAACATGATCGAGAGCACTCAGAATAACATGCGTTCGTCGTGGCTGGGTGAACTTTTCAGCGAAGCGCGCGGCGACAACAGTCAACAAATAACCATTTGCGCTGCTGTGCAGCTGGTCAAAAAGTTGAACCCGGGacttaaaaatgtgaaaatcgAGCTCAAGTTCAAAGAGCTCCACAAAGTCAAGGACAAGGCGGGCTCTCAGGTGACGAGAGACGAGTTCATCGAGGTCTTCCACGACCTCTGCACCAGGCCGGAAATCTATTTCCTCTTTGTCCAGTTCTCCAGCAACAAGGAGTTTTTGGACACCAAGGATTTGATGATTTTCCTGGAGGCGGAGCAAGGCATGGCGCAAGTCAGCGAGGACACCAGCGCCGAGGTCATCCAGAAGTACGAGCCATCCAAAGAGGGTCGGCTCAGAGGCTGGCTCTCTCTGGACGGCTTCACTAACTACCTTCTGTCGCCCGAGTGCCACATATTCGACCCGGAGCACAAAACGGTGTGCCAAGACATGAAGCAGCCCTTGTCCCACTACTACATCAACGCATCTCACAACACGTACCTGATAGAAGATCAGTTCAGGGGTCCTTCAGACGTGACGGGTTACATCCGCGCACTGAAAATGGGCTGTCGCAGCGTGGAGTTGGACGTCTGGGACGGACCCGAGAACGAGCCGGTCATATACACGGGTCACACCATGACCTCTCAGATTGTGTTTCGCAGCGTCATCGACGTGGTCAACAAGTACGCCTTTGTGGCGTCGGAGTTCCCGCTGATCCTGTGTTTGGAGAACCACTGCTCTTTGATGCAGCAGAAGGTCATGTTTCAGCACCTGAAGAAGATCCTGGGGGATAAGCTCAGCCTGGATCCCCCCAAACCCGACGACTGCTACCTCCCGTCCCCCGCCGATCTGAAGGGGAAGATCTTGCTGAAGGGCAAGAAACTCGGAACTAACTGCACCGCCAACGAGGGCGAGGTGACGGACGAGGACGAGGGCGCCGAGATGTCGCAGAGAATGAGCATCGACTCGCCGGAACAACAGACGGCCGCGCCTAAGAAGTTCCAGCTCTCAAAGGACCTTTCCGACCTGGTCACCTTGTGCAAGTCGGTGGAGTTCAAGGACTTCCCGACGTCCTTCCAAGGCCAGAAGCATTGGGAGCTCTGCTCCTTCAACGAGGTCTTCGCCGGCCGCTGCGCCAGCGACTTTCCCGGGGACTTTGTCAACTACAACAAGAAGTTCCTGGCCCGGGTTTACCCGAGTCCCATGCGGATCGACTCCAGCAACATGAACCCGCAGGACTTCTGGAAGTGCGGTTGCCAGATCGTGGCGATGAACTACCAGACTCCGGGTCTGATGATGGACCTGAACATCGGCTGGTTCCGCCAGAACGGGAACTGCGGCTACGTCCTGCGGCCGTCCATTATGCGCGAGCAGGTGTCCTATTTCAGTGCCAACACAAAAGATTCCGTGCCTGGCGTATCGCCGCAACTCTTGCACATTAAGATCATCAGCGGGCAGAACTTTCCCAAACCCAAAGGCTCGGGCGCCAAAGGGGACGTGGTGGACCCGTACGTCTACGTGGAGATCCACGGCATCCCCGCCGACTGCGCCGAGCAAAGGACTAAGACGGTCAACCAGAACGGGGACAACCCGCTCTTCGACGAGAGCTTCGAGTTTCAAATCAACCTGCCCGAACTGGCCATGGTTCGCTTCGTGGTGCTGGACGACGACTACATCGGCGACGAGTTCATCGGCCAGTACACCATCCCTTTCGAGTGCCTGCAAGCGGGTTTCCGCCACATCCCGCTGCAGTCGCTGACGGGCGAGGTCTTGCCGCACACCTTGCTCTTCGTCCACGTGGCCATCACCAACCGGAGGGGAGGCGGCAAGCCCCACAAGAGAGGCCTGTCGGTGCGCAAGGCCAAGAAGAACCGGGAGTACGCCAGCATGAGGGTGCTGCTCGTCAAGGCGCTGGACGACGTCTTCAAGACGGCCACTCCGCCGCTGAGGGAGGCCACGGACCTCCgagaaaacatgcag AACGCCGTGGTGTCCTTTAAAGAACTGTGCGGCCTTTCGGCGGTGGCTAATCTCAAGCAGTGCATCCTGGCGCTGTCCCCGCGACTTAGCGCGCAGGACAGCGGACCCCTTCTACTCTTCAACCTGGCTGACCACTATCCAGTCATGGAGCCTCAAGGTTTACTGCCAGAGGTCCTCAAAAAGGTGGTCACCACTTATGACCTG GTGATCCAGACCAGCAAGACTCTTCTGGAGAACTCTGACGGGGTCTACGAACGGATCCTCCAAACCCAAAAAGCCG CTATGCAGTTCCACCAGAACCTCCGTGACTTGGCGGTGAAGGAAGGTCTGAAGGGTCGCAAGCTTCATAAGGCCGTGGAGAGCTTCACGTGGAACATTACCATCCTCAAG GGCCAGGCGGACCTCCTAAAACACGCCCGCGGCGAAGTGCAGGAGAACCTGAAGCAGATTCATTACGCCGCACTGACGTGCGACCTTGGCAAAGGACGACCGGCGAGCGGCTCGTCCGACTCCAAAAGTAGCCGGCGCAGTATGGAGGCCATTCCCGAGAAGGCCACGGCCGAGGCGGAGCTCAcagacgacgacgatgacCAAGACGACATTTGA